Proteins co-encoded in one Neodiprion lecontei isolate iyNeoLeco1 chromosome 3, iyNeoLeco1.1, whole genome shotgun sequence genomic window:
- the LOC107226092 gene encoding KRAB-A domain-containing protein 2-like, translating into MERSGVCEETFLQKIKHIMDFNNGKRVMWDCEHFEKVKTILSRPEAKADMSHYYYFKKYELLQIGSVSSIVLKRSSESDDLVYMVPVEGYFEKLLEAHNQTGHGGRDKMLYYMKQKWRIPKSACEIFISCCETCNRKKSTARKGVVVNPIFSWGFNTRGKVDLIDFQSCPDGEYKWLMNYQDHATKFIHLRPLQSKHAANVAEELSKIFFTFGAPAILQSDNGREFAANVVRELVSLWPSCKMVHGRPRHPQTQGSVERANADVENMLRAWMIDNKSNEWARGCYEVQWLKNTSKHRVINRTPYEAMFEPIKNGVASFNLPRDVIANLNTEEDLENALRLLSDSDQQQQHQDNPTVLSTQEKTQEHICIVCESGVSLENAVTCHECDLETHINCGTLADQDTFFCSLCSRKKHIHDVQEDCHRRQKLAANKMVTFSTEKFPELAAGDCITLAVPTVDEPPLTSAESWALF; encoded by the exons atggAGAGAAGTGGTGTTTGTGAAGaaacatttttgcaaaaaatcaaGCATATCATGGATTTCAATAATGGAAAAAGAGTGATGTGGGATTGTGAGCactttgaaaaagtgaaaacgaTTTTGAGTAGACCGGAAGCGAAAGCAGATATGTCTCACTACTACTACTTCAAGAAATATGAATTGTTGCAAATCGGGTCTGTGAGTAGTATTGTCTTGAAGCGGAGTAGCGAGAGTGACGATTTAGTCTATATGGTTCCAGTAGAAGGTTATTTCGAGAAATTGTTAGAAGCTCACAATCAAACTGGCCATGGAGGTCGAGATAAGATGCTGTACtacatgaaacaaaaatggcGCATCCCCAAGAGTGCATGTGAGATATTTATTAGTTGTTGTGAGACATGCAATCGAAAAAAGTCAACGGCAAGAAAGGGCGTAGTTGTCAACCCAATTTTTTCCTGGGGGTTCAACACTCGCGGTAAGGTCGACTTGATTGATTTCCAGTCATGCCCCGATGGAGAATACAAGTGGCTTATGAACTACCAGGACCACGctacaaaatttatacatctACGTCCTTTACAATCCAAACACGCGGCTAATGTAGCAGAagaattgtcaaaaattttcttcacgttTGGAGCTCCAGCTATCTTACAGAGCGATAATGGCCGAGAATTCGCTGCAAATGTTGTCAGAGAACTTGTTTCTCTTTGGCCGAGCTGCAAGATGGTTCACGGTCGTCCCAGACATCCACAAACACAAGGAAGTGTGGAACGAGCCAACGCTGATGTAGAAAATATGTTGCGAGCGTGGATGATTGATAATAAATCGAATGAATGGGCAAGAGGCTGTTACGAAGTGCAG TGGCTGAAAAACACTTCGAAACACCGGGTAATTAACAGGACGCCTTATGAAGCTATGTTCGAACCTATAAAAAATGGCGTGGCGAGTTTTAATTTGCCCCGCGACGTTATCGCCAATTTAAATACGGAAGAAGACTTGGAAAACGCTCTCCGATTGCTCAGCGATTCGgatcaacaacagcaacaccAAGATAATCCAACGGTACTGAGTACACAGGAAAAAACCCAGGAGCATATTTGTATTGTTTGTGAATCTGGTGTATCACTTGAAAACGCAGTGACATGTCATGAATGTGATCTGGAAACGCACATTAATTGTGGGACCTTGGCCGATCaagatacatttttttgctcGTTATGCtcaagaaaaaaacatatccATGATGTACAGGAAGATTGCCATAGGAGGCAGAAATTGGCAGCAAATAAAATGGTGACATTTTCTACTGAGAAATTTCCAGAATTGGCTGCTGGAGATTGCATTACACTAGCAGTTCCAACTGTAGATGAGCCCCCCTTGACTTCAGCAGAATCCTGGGCGTTGTTCTAG